A stretch of Telopea speciosissima isolate NSW1024214 ecotype Mountain lineage chromosome 11, Tspe_v1, whole genome shotgun sequence DNA encodes these proteins:
- the LOC122645117 gene encoding UPF0496 protein 4-like, with translation MFLTEYVRIPSISPRCRAGKRFPPSTKNLDFISQSFEEKLLHRLKTLNPPSINLSWLSLAFDFLSSIHAEAEALVSDLKLSSSENYIALYLDDSIKLLDLCNSIVLEIERLRQGRLLIVLEIQRLRRDQVPASEELCRVRNSLSNWGIRSQILTNRISQSPGALFRDLARGLRNPPIGKIKTVGKVIDRTIYAVGAVTVLVGAVMVLVLTQSPETIQIRIPAEFLWADAFNGLASAVSGEIERRFGFGEDRLRFVEEVDDVDARIRGVCDVIDDVVEGRVGGKVGEGNKEKLEKAVEELETVTVTLTEGLDRSLDGVNRFFRSVLSTRNSLLGNVGIGSDMKVKLKNEKRV, from the coding sequence ATGTTTCTGACAGAATACGTTCGTATCCCTTCGATTTCTCCCCGCTGCCGTGCCGGCAAACGATTTCCACCGTCCACCAAGAATCTCGACTTCATCTCTCAATCCTTCGAGGAGAAACTCCTCCATcgtctcaaaaccctaaatccaccGTCGATCAATCTCTCCTGGCTCTCCCTGGCCTTCGATTTCCTCTCTTCCATCCACGCCGAAGCGGAAGCCCTGGTCTCCGATCTAAAACTATCGAGTTCTGAGAACTATATCGCTTTGTACTTGGATGATAGCATCAAGCTCTTGGATCTTTGTAACTCAATCGTTTTGGAGATCGAACGGCTGCGACAAGGTCGGCTTCTGATCGTTTTAGAGATCCAACGGTTGCGACGAGATCAGGTTCCGGCATCGGAGGAGCTGTGCCGGGTGAGGAATTCACTGTCCAATTGGGGGATTCGCTCGCAGATTCTCACGAATCGTATATCTCAGAGCCCAGGAGCGTTGTTCCGAGATCTGGCGCGTGGGCTCAGGAATCCGCCAATTGGCAAGATCAAAACCGTTGGCAAGGTCATTGATCGGACAATCTACGCCGTCGGAGCGGTGACTGTTCTTGTCGGGGCAGTCATGGTTTTGGTATTGACTCAGTCGCCGGAGACGATTCAAATCCGAATCCCTGCCGAGTTTTTATGGGCTGACGCGTTTAATGGATTGGCTTCGGCTGTTTCTGGCGAGATCGAGAGGCGGTTCGGGTTTGGTGAAGATCGATTGCGGTTCGTGGAAGAAGTGGATGACGTGGACGCGCGCATCCGAGGCGTGTGTGACGTCATTGATGACGTGGTTGAAGGGAGAGTAGGTGGTAAAGTTGGTGAAGGAAAcaaggagaagttggagaaGGCAGTTGAAGAGTTGGAGACGGTGACGGTAACGTTAACGGAGGGTTTGGACCGTTCGTTAGATGGGGTTAATAGATTCTTTCGCAGTGTTTTGAGTACGAGAAACAGTCTTTTGGGAAATGTTGGGATTGGTTCGGATATGAAAGTGAAACTAAAGAATGAGAAAAGGGTATAG
- the LOC122646472 gene encoding BTB/POZ domain-containing protein At3g19850 encodes MHELCDLKIHVNGQCTYFLDERVVSKFSARLKKMIKQEKRKTQIRISEIEVDDFPGGPNGFELVSRFCYNNGRIRITPSNVSLLHCSSIFLEMTEKVSTCNLLQQTEIFLEGLFYWSWNDLLICLKSCESFFSYSDSSGLLEKLICSLLAKITQNSDLNLIASSSSSSSSPETTSGFRFSSSVKTTPESIKPCSSSKAWWFDDLTILPPNMIEKVIRTMDAYGTENDSLILTKFLLHYLKTAIQIKGSIWSKSDYGGLANTAVYGVVLMGKTSFSCRGLFWVLRVVSAFGLSREYRDQLEGLIGGMLDQATLDDLLVSGHGGGVYDVNLVLRLVRVFVSDEAVTIQRMKKVGKLIDKYMREISPDHNLKITKFLAIAESLPDSARDCFDGVYRAIDIYLESHPTLSFEERSRLCRCLNYEKLTLGTSKDLAKNPRIPPRITIEALIAQQSKIQSNVTDINIPSPSKTQLDLDHGSDEDERFSEESEGMRLNLQKMQFRVVKLEKVCEEMKNQMSKMVKHKFMGTPTHNKSVPRLC; translated from the exons ATGCACGAGCTGTGTGATCTCAAAATCCATGTTAATGGACAGTGCACTTATTTTCTAGATGAG AGAGTGGTTTCAAAATTCTcagcaaggttgaagaagatgataaagcaagaaaagaggaaaaccCAGATCAGAATCTCAGAAATTGAGGTTGACGATTTCCCAGGAGGCCCAAATGGATTTGAACTGGTCTCAAGATTCTGCTACAATAATGGAAGAATTAGAATAACCCCATCAAATGTCTCTCTCCTTCAttgttcttcaatctttcttGAAATGACTGAGAAGGTCTCAACCTGCAATCTTCTGCAACAAACAGAGATATTTCTTGAAGGGCTATTCTACTGGTCATGGAATGATTTATTGATTTGCCTAAAGAGCTGTGAGTCATTCTTCTCCTATTCAGATTCATCTGGTCTTCTTGAAAAGCTTATATGTTCACTTCTAGCAAAGATTACACAGAACTCAGATTTAAACCTCATTGcttcgtcatcttcttcttcatcatctcctGAAACAACATCTGGGTTTAGATTCTCTTCATCAGTAAAAACTACCCCAGAATCAATTAAGCCATGTTCGTCAAGCAAGGCTTGGTGGTTCGATGATCTAACAATTTTACCCCCAAATATGATAGAAAAGGTAATCAGGACCATGGATGCCTATGGAACAGAAAACGACAGCTTAATCCTCACTAAATTCCTCCTGCACTACCTCAAAACCGCTATTCAGATTAAAGGTAGTATATGGTCCAAGTCTGATTATGGTGGGCTTGCAAATACTGCTGTGTATGGTGTGGTCTTAATGGGGAAAACCAGTTTTTCCTGTAGAGGTCTGTTTTGGGTATTGAGAGTGGTTTCTGCTTTTGGTCTGAGTAGAGAATACAGAGATCAGCTTGAGGGATTAATTGGTGGGATGCTTGATCAAGCAACACTAGATGATTTGCTGGTCTCTGGTCATGGTGGAGGTGTTTATGATGTTAATCTGGTCTTAAGAttagttagggtttttgtcaGTGATGAAGCTGTGACAATACAGAGGATGAAGAAAGTGGGGAAATTAATTGATAAGTACATGAGAGAAATCTCTCCTGATCATAACTTGAAGATCACAAAGTTTCTTGCAATTGCAGAGAGCTTGCCAGATTCAGCCAGAGACTGCTTTGATGGGGTCTACAGAGCAATTGACATCTATCTTGAG TCTCACCCAACACTATCTTTTGAAGAGAGGTCAAGATTATGTAGATGCCTAAATTATGAAAAGCTCACACTAGGAACCAGTAAAGATCTGGCAAAGAACCCTAGAATACCCCCAAGGATCACCATTGAAGCACTCATTGCTCAACAATCCAAGATCCAAAGTAATGTGACTGACATTAATATTCCAAGCCCAAGCAAAACCCAATTGGATTTAGATCATGGGTCTGATGAAGATGAAAGATTTTCAGAAGAAAGTGAAGGGATGAGGTTGAATTTACAGAAGATGCAGTTTAGAGTGGTGAAGTTAGAGAAAGTATGTGAGGAGATGAAGAATCAAATGTCAAAAATGGTGAAGCATAAATTTATGGGAACTCCCACTCATAATAAATCAGTGCCAAGACTATGTTGA